In one Alnus glutinosa chromosome 12, dhAlnGlut1.1, whole genome shotgun sequence genomic region, the following are encoded:
- the LOC133851831 gene encoding ABC transporter B family member 21-like: MEIENGLNRRPNMHDEAATLKDSVEAEKSPDMNGDEEDLKKSKEEQNTKTVPFLKLFSFADSRDVFLMIVGTIGAIGNGLGLPLMTIFFGEMINVLGFNQNNQDVVRVVSKVCLKFVYLAAGIGVAGFLQVSCWMVTGERQAARIRGLYLKTILRQDVAFFDKETNTGEVVGRMSGDTVLIQDAMGEKVGKFLQLVSTFIGGFIVAFFKGWLLTLVLLTSIPLLVASGGVMSILISKTASHGQGAYANAANVVEQTISSIRTVASFTGEKKAITNYRKFLGTAYKAGVQEGLVSGLGFAMLMFVMFSSYGMAVWFGSKMILEKGYKGGDVLNVIMAVLTGSMSLGQASPCMSAFGAGKAAAYKMFETIKRKPEIDASDMKGKILDDINGDIELRDVDFSYPARPEEQIFSGFSLSIHNGTTVALVGQSGSGKSTVISLIERFYDPQAGEVLIDGINIKDFQLKWIRGKIGLVSQEPVLFDCSIKDNIAYGKDGATFEEIRTAAELANAAKFIDKLPQGLDTMVGEHGTQLSGGQKQRVAIARAILKDPRILLLDEATSALDAESERIVQEALDRIMVNRTTVIVAHRLSTVRNADMISVIHRGKIVEKGSHSELVKDPEGAYFQLIRLQEANKESEQAADNQNKSEITSELFRQSSLRNSQRKSFLRSSSRGSSLNGSSGRSFSLTAFGLPTEVPIHDKSVAEPVEKFPKVSIRRLAYLNKPEIPILLLGAIAAVINGAILPLFGILLSRVIKSFFEPPHQLRKDSNFWAIMFVILGVVSFLSVPARAYFLSVAGCKLIERIRVMCFEKLVHMEIGWFDEHEHSSGLIGARLSADAATVRALVGDALGQMLHVIASAVAGLVIAFVASWQLAFIVLALIPLIGINGYVQLKFMKGFSEDAKMMYEEASQVANDAVGSIRTVASFCAEEKVMHLYKTKCEGPRQAGIRQGLITGIGYGTSFSLLFLVYASSFYAGARLVEAKRATFSDVFQVFFALTMAAMGISQTSSMGPDTGKAGNAAASVFSIVDRKSKIDPSDESGMIMDNLKGEIELSHVSFKYPSRPDVQIFRDLSLAIHSGKTVALVGESGSGKSTIVSLLQRFYDPDSGHIRLDGVEIEKFQVKWLRQQMGLVSQEPILFNDTIRANIAYGKEGKAIEAEIVAVAELANAHSFISALQQGYDTIVGERGVQLSGGQKQRVAIARAMIKSPKILLLDEATSALDAESERVVQDALDRVMVNRTTVVVAHRLSTIKNADVIAVVKNGVIVEKGKHDNLIKIKDGFYSSLVSLHTNASTA; the protein is encoded by the exons ATGGAGATAGAGAATGGCTTGAATAGAAGACCAAATATGCATGATGAGGCCGCCACATTAAAAGACAGTGTAGAAGCAGAGAAAAGCCCTGACATGAATGGTGATGAAGAAGACTTGAAGAAGAGTAAAGAGGAACAGAATACCAAAACTGTTCCCTTTCTCAAGCTCTTCTCGTTTGCAGACTCGAGAGATGTTTTCTTGATGATAGTTGGCACAATTGGTGCCATTGGGAATGGGCTAGGTCTGCCCCTTATGACAATATTCTTCGGGGAAATGATTAATGTTTTGGGATTTAACCAGAACAACCAAGACGTCGTTCGTGTAGTTTCCAAG GTCTGTTTAAAATTTGTCTACTTGGCAGCTGGGATTGGTGTTGCAGGATTCCTAC AGGTGTCTTGCTGGATGGTAACAGGAGAGAGACAGGCTGCACGAATAAGGGGTTTGTATTTGAAGACTATTTTGAGACAAGATGTGGCTTTCTTTGATAAAGAAACAAACACTGGAGAGGTTGTTGGGAGAATGTCTGGTGACACTGTTCTTATACAAGATGCCATGGGTGAGAAGGTTGGGAAATTTCTGCAGCTGGTATCAACATTCATCGGGGGATTTATtgtggcatttttcaaagggtGGCTTCTTACCCTTGTCTTGTTAACCTCAATTCCTCTTCTTGTGGCATCTGGTGGTGTTATGTCCATCCTCATATCGAAGACGGCATCCCATGGACAGGGTGCTTATGCAAATGCTGCAAATGTAGTTGAACAGACAATCAGCTCAATCAGAACA GTTGCATCATTTACCGGAGAGAAGAAAGCTATAACTAATTACAGAAAGTTCCTAGGAACTGCTTATAAAGCTGGGGTTCAGGAAGGCTTGGTTTCCGGATTAGGTTTTGCCATGCTTATGTTCGTCATGTTCAGCAGCTATGGTATGGCAGTATGGTTTGGATCAAAGATGATACTGgaaaaaggatacaaaggggGTGATGTGCTGAACGTGATTATGGCTGTGTTGACTGGATCCAT GTCCCTAGGCCAGGCGTCTCCTTGCATGAGTGCCTTTGGTGCTGGTAAAGCTGCAGCTTATAAAATGTTTGAGACTATTAAGAGGAAGCCAGAGATAGATGCTTCTGACATGAAGGGGAAAATATTGGATGACATTAATGGAGATATAGAGCTGAGAGATGTTGATTTCAGTTATCCAGCCAGACCAGAGGAGCAAATATTCAGTGGATTCTCTCTTTCTATCCATAATGGCACAACTGTAGCTTTGGTTGGACAAAGTGGAAGTGGGAAGTCAACAGTGATCAGTCTAATAGAGAGATTCTATGACCCACAGGCTGGTGAAGTTCTTATTGATGGCATTAACATCAAAGACTTCCAGCTTAAATGGATCAGAGGGAAAATTGGTCTTGTTAGCCAAGAACCTGTATTGTTTGATTGCAGCATTAAGGACAATATTGCATACGGAAAGGATGGTGCAACATTTGAAGAGATAAGAACTGCAGCTGAACTTGCAAATGCTGCAAAATTTATTGATAAATTGCCTCAG GGACTAGATACCATGGTTGGTGAGCATGGAACACAGCTCTCTGGTGGTCAGAAGCAGAGAGTTGCCATAGCAAGAGCAATTCTGAAAGACCCAAGAATTTTACTTCTGGATGAAGCCACAAGTGCACTTGATGCAGAATCTGAAAGGATTGTGCAAGAGGCATTGGACAGGATTATGGTCAACCGAACTACTGTCATTGTTGCCCATCGTTTGAGCACGGTGAGGAATGCCGATATGATTTCAGTCATTCACAGAGGAAAGATAGTTGAAAAAG GTTCACACTCAGAACTGGTCAAGGATCCTGAGGGAGCATACTTTCAGCTTATACGCTTGCAAGAAGCAAACAAGGAGTCAGAACAAGCTGCAGACAATCAAAACAAATCCGAAATTACTTCTGAATTGTTTAGACAGTCAAGTCTGAGAAACAGTCAAAGAAAGTCATTCCTAAGATCCTCAAGTCGGGGATCATCGCTGAATGGTAGCAGCGGCCGTTCATTCTCTCTCACAGCATTTGGTTTGCCCACAGAAGTCCCCATCCATGATAAATCAGTGGCAGAACCAGTAGAAAAGTTTCCGAAGGTCTCAATCCGCCGCCTTGCCTACCTCAACAAACCAGAGATTCCAATTCTTCTTCTTGGGGCTATAGCTGCGGTCATCAATGGCGCAATACTTCCATTATTTGGCATACTGCTGTCGAGGgtaatcaaatcattttttgaacCACCTCATCAACTGAGAAAGGATTCAAATTTTTGGGCAATAATGTTTGTGATCCTTGGTGTGGTATCATTTCTGTCAGTTCCAGCACGAGCATACTTCCTTTCTGTGGCTGGTTGTAAGTTAATCGAACGTATAAGAGTGATGTGTTTTGAGAAGTTGGTTCACATGGAGATTGGTTGGTTTGATGAGCATGAGCACTCAAGTGGCTTAATTGGTGCTAGGCTCTCAGCAGATGCAGCAACAGTGCGTGCCCTTGTTGGAGATGCACTTGGTCAGATGCTTCATGTTATTGCTTCAGCAGTTGCCGGTTTGGTCATTGCATTTGTTGCAAGTTGGCAGTTGGCATTTATTGTCCTTGCATTGATTCCTCTTATTGGAATCAATGGATATGTTCAATTAAAGTTCATGAAAGGATTCAGTGAAGATGCAAAG ATGATGTACGAGGAAGCAAGCCAAGTTGCTAATGATGCAGTTGGGAGTATAAGAACAGTTGCTTCTTTCTGTGCCGAAGAGAAGGTGATGCATCTATACAAAACCAAATGTGAAGGCCCAAGGCAGGCAGGGATAAGGCAAGGCTTGATCACTGGAATAGGATATGGGACATCTTTTAGTTTGCTGTTTCTTGTCTATGCTTCCAGTTTCTATGCAGGTGCTCGACTTGTTGAGGCTAAAAGAGCAACATTCTCAGATGTTTTCCAA GTTTTCTTTGCTTTAACCATGGCTGCTATGGGAATTTCTCAGACAAGCTCCATGGGTCCAGATACTGGTAAAGCCGGGAATGCTGCTGCTTCCGTATTTTCGATAGTAGACAGAAAGTCAAAGATAGATCCAAGTGATGAGTCTGGCATGATAATGGATAATCTGAAGGGAGAAATTGAGCTTAGTCATGTAAGCTTTAAATATCCATCTAGGCCAGATGTTCAGATTTTCCGAGACCTCAGCTTGGCTATTCATTCCGGCAAG ACAGTTGCCCTGGTTGGAGAAAGTGGGAGTGGGAAATCTACAATCGTTTCATTGTTGCAAAGATTTTATGATCCGGATTCTGGTCATATTAGGCTTGATGGAGTTGAAATTGAGAAGTTTCAGGTGAAGTGGTTGAGGCAGCAGATGGGTCTTGTAAGTCAAGAGCCAATTTTGTTCAATGACACTATCCGTGCCAACATTGCATATGGAAAGGAAGGAAAAGCAATTGAGGCAGAAATTGTAGCCGTAGCAGAGTTGGCTAATGCTCACAGCTTCATTAGTGCCTTACAACAG GGTTATGATACCATAGTTGGAGAACGTGGAGTCCAATTGTCCGGAGGGCAGAAACAACGTGTAGCCATTGCACGAGCGATGATTAAAAGTCCAAAGATATTACTGTTAGATGAGGCTACGAGTGCACTAGATGCTGAATCCGAAAGAGTGGTTCAGGATGCATTGGACCGAGTCATGGTTAACCGGACTACGGTTGTTGTAGCCCATCGATTATCCACCATCAAGAATGCTGATGTAATCGCAGTGGTTAAAAATGGAGTCATAGTAGAGAAAGGAAAGCATGacaatttgattaaaatcaaGGACGGCTTCTATTCCTCCTTGGTTTCACTTCACACAAATGCTTCAACTGCATGA
- the LOC133852759 gene encoding ABC transporter B family member 11-like yields MAVENGLDGQTNTDQATTSKGNAEAEKTSGIIDDQEDSKKSKGDEKTNTVQFHKLFSFADSTDILLMILGTIGAIGNGACMPLMTVLFGDLINSFGQNQNNNEVVKVVSKVALKFVYLGLGAAVAAFLQVACWMVTGERQAARIRGLYLKTILRQDVAFFDKETNTGEVVGRMSGDTVLIQDAMGEKVGKFVQLMSSFLGGFIIAFVKGWLLTLVMLSSIPLLVVSGGVMSLIISKMASTGQSAYGKAANVVEQTIGSIRTVASFTGEKKAITSYNKFLVKAYKSGVHEGLASGFGLGTVMLVLFCSYALAIWFGAKMILEKGYNGGQVLTVIFAVLTGSMSLGQASPCMSAFAAGRAAAFKMFETIERKPEIDAYDTKGRILDDIHGDIELRDVYFSYPSRPDEQIFDGFSLSIASGTTAALVGQSGSGKSTVISLIERFYDPLAGEVLIDGINLKEYQLKWIREKIGLVSQEPVLFASSIKDNIAYGKDGATIEEIRAATELANAAKFIDKLPQGLDTMVGEHGTQLSGGQKQRIAIARAILKDPRILLLDEATSALDSESERIVQEALDRIMINRTTVVVAHRLSTIRNANMIAVIHRGKMVEKGSHSELLRDPEGAYSQLIRLQEVNKESEQALDDQNKSEITLESGRHSSQRMSIPRSISRGSSGAGNSSRRSFSVSFGLPTGVNGPDIAWAEQENPPLSTEKTPKVSLRRLAYLNKPEFPMLIIGAIAAIINGLIFPIFGLLISSVIKTFFEPPAELKKDSKFWAIMFMVLGLISLLVIPARSYFFAVAGCKLIQRIRVMCFEKVVHMEVGWFDEPEHSSGTIGARLSADAASVRALVGDALGIMVENASSAVAGLVIAFVASWQLALIILVLIPLIGLNGFVQVKFMKGFSADAKMKYEEASQVANDAVGSIRTVSSFCAEEKVMQLYKRKCEGPMKSGIRQGLVSGTGFGLSFFLLFAMYATSFYAGARLVKAGKATFSDVFRVFFALTMAAMGISQSSSFAPDSGKAKTAAASIFSIVDRKSKIDSSEESGMKLDDVKGEIELRHVTFKYPSRPDVQIFRDLSLAIHSGKTVALVGESGSGKSTVVSLLQRFYDPDSGHITLDGTEIQKFQLKWLRQQMGLVSQEPILFNETIRANIAYGKEGSATEAEIIAASELANAHKFISSLQQGYDTTVGERGVQLSGGQKQRVAIARAIVKSPKILLLDEATSALDAESEKVVQDALDRVMINRTTVVVAHRLSTIKNADVIAVVKNGVIVEKGKHETLINIRDGFYASLVALHSSASTT; encoded by the exons ATGGCGGTAGAGAATGGCTTGGATGGCCAAACAAATACAGATCAAGCCACCACATCAAAAGGCAATGCAGAAGCAGAGAAAACATCCGGCATTATTGATGATCAAGAAGACTCAAAGAAGAGCAAAGGAGATGAGAAAACTAACACTGTTCAATTTCACAAACTGTTCTCGTTCGCAGATTCCACTGATATTTTGCTGATGATCCTCGGCACAATTGGTGCCATCGGGAATGGGGCATGCATGCCTCTTATGACTGTGTTATTTGGGGATTTGATCAATTCTTTTGGACAGAACCAGAACAACAACGAGGTGGTTAAAGTAGTTTCCAAG GTTGCTCTGAAATTTGTCTACTTGGGGCTGGGAGCGGCTGTGGCAGCCTTCCTCC AGGTGGCTTGTTGGATGGTCACAGGGGAGAGACAGGCTGCACGAATAAGGGGTTTGTATCTGAAGACTATATTGAGACAAGATGTTGCATTTTTTGATAAGGAAACAAACACCGGAGAGGTTGTTGGGAGAATGTCCGGTGACACTGTCCTCATACAAGATGCAATGGGTGAGAAG GTTGGAAAATTTGTGCAGCTGATGTCATCGTTCCTAGGAGGCTTTATAATAGCATTTGTAAAAGGGTGGCTTCTAACCCTTGTCATGTTATCCTCTATTCCTCTTCTTGTGGTATCTGGTGGAGTTATGTCCTTGATCATATCCAAGATGGCATCCACTGGACAAAGTGCCTATGGGAAAGCAGCAAATGTAGTTGAACAGACAATAGGCTCAATTAGAACG GTTGCATCATTCACCGGTGAGAAGAAAGCTATTACTAGTTACAACAAATTTCTTGTGAAAGCTTACAAATCGGGTGTTCATGAAGGCTTGGCTTCAGGATTTGGTCTTGGCACGGTTATGTTAGTGTTGTTCTGTAGTTATGCTTTGGCTATATGGTTTGGTGCAAAGATGATACTGGAAAAAGGATATAATGGGGGTCAAGTGCTGACCGTGATTTTTGCTGTGTTAACTGGTTCCAT GTCTCTAGGCCAGGCATCACCCTGCATGAGTGCATTTGCCGCTGGTCGAGCTGCAGCATTTAAAATGTTTGAAACTATAGAGAGGAAGCCAGAAATAGATGCTTATGACACAAAGGGAAGGATATTGGATGACATTCATGGAGATATAGAGTTAAGGGATGTTTATTTCAGCTATCCGAGCAGACCCGATGAGCAAATATTCGATGGATTCTCTCTTTCTATCGCGAGTGGCACAACTGCAGCTTTGGTTGGGCAAAGTGGAAGTGGGAAGTCAACAGTGATTAGTCTGATAGAGAGATTCTATGATCCTCTGGCTGGTGAAGTTCTTATAGATGGCATTAACCTCAAAGAGTATCAGCTTAAATGGATTAGGGAGAAAATTGGTCTTGTCAGCCAGGAACCTGTGTTATTTGCATCCAGCATTAAGGATAACATTGCTTATGGAAAGGATGGCGCAACTATTGAAGAGATAAGAGCAGCAACTGAACTTGCAAATGCTGCCAAATTCATCGATAAGTTGCCACAG GGATTAGATACCATGGTTGGTGAGCATGGAACGCAGTTGTCTGGTGGACAGAAGCAAAGGATTGCCATTGCAAGAGCAATTCTGAAAGACCCACGAATCTTACTTTTGGATGAAGCTACAAGTGCACTTGATTCAGAATCTGAGAGGATAGTGCAAGAGGCATTGGACAGGATTATGATCAACCGGACAACTGTTGTTGTTGCCCATCGTTTGAGCACAATAAGGAATGCTAATATGATTGCAGTCATTCACAGAGGAAAGATGGTTGAAAAAG GCTCACACTCAGAACTACTCAGGGATCCTGAAGGAGCATACTCTCAGCTTATACGTTTGCAGGAAGTAAATAAAGAGTCAGAACAAGCTTTAGACGATCAAAACAAATCAGAAATTACATTGGAATCTGGTAGACATTCAAGTCAAAGAATGTCAATCCCAAGATCCATAAGTCGGGGTTCATCTGGAGCCGGAAATAGTAGCCGCCGCTCATTCTCTGTATCATTTGGCTTACCAACAGGAGTTAATGGACCGGACATTGCATGGGCAGAACAAGAAAATCCTCCACTATCCACAGAAAAAACACCAAAGGTGTCACTCCGCCGCCTTGCCTATCTCAACAAGCCTGAGTTTCCAATGCTTATAATTGGAGCCATAGCTGCAATCATCAATGGTTTAATATTTCCAATTTTTGGTTTACTAATTTCCAGTgttatcaaaacatttttcgaACCACCTGCCGAACTAAAAAAGGATTCAAAATTTTGGGCAATAATGTTTATGGTCCTTGGTCTAATATCATTACTAGTGATTCCGGCACGGTCATACTTCTTTGCTGTGGCTGGGTGTAAATTAATCCAACGTATTAGAGTAATGTGCTTTGAGAAGGTGGTTCACATGGAGGTAGGTTGGTTCGATGAGCCTGAGCACTCAAGTGGTACAATTGGTGCAAGGTTGTCAGCAGATGCAGCATCAGTTCGTGCGTTAGTTGGGGATGCACTTGGCATCATGGTGGAAAATGCTTCTTCAGCAGTTGCTGGGTTGGTCATTGCTTTTGTTGCAAGCTGGCAATTGGCTCTAATTATCCTTGTGTTGATTCCTCTGATTGGCCTTAATGGATTTGTTCAAGTGAAGTTCATGAAAGGATTCAGCGCAGATGCAAAG ATGAAGTACGAGGAAGCAAGCCAGGTTGCTAATGACGCAGTTGGAAGTATAAGAACAGTTTCTTCTTTCTGTGCTGAAGAGAAGGTGATGCAATTATACAAAAGGAAATGTGAAGGCCCTATGAAGTCGGGGATAAGGCAAGGCTTGGTCAGTGGAACTGGATTTGGGCTATCTTTCTTCTTGCTGTTTGCTATGTATGCAACCAGTTTCTATGCAGGAGCTCGACTTGTTAAGGCTGGCAAAGCAACGTTCTCAGACGTTTTCCGG GTTTTCTTTGCCTTAACCATGGCAGCCATGGGAATTTCTCAATCAAGCTCCTTTGCTCCTGATTCTGGCAAAGCCAAGACTGCTGCCGCTTCCATATTTTCCATAGTGGACCGAAAGTCAAAGATAGACTCAAGTGAGGAGTCCGGCATGAAATTAGATGATGTAAAGGGTGAAATTGAGCTTCGTCATGTAACCTTTAAATACCCATCTAGGCCAGATGTTCAAATCTTTCGAGACCTCAGCTTGGCTATTCATTCTGGCAAG ACTGTTGCCCTGGTCGGAGAAAGTGGCAGCGGAAAATCCACTGTGGTCTCGTTGTTGCAAAGATTTTATGATCCTGATTCTGGTCATATTACCCTCGATGGAACTGAAATACAAAAATTCCAACTCAAGTGGCTGAGGCAACAGATGGGACTTGTGAGCCAAGAACCAATTTTGTTCAATGAAACCATCCGCGCCAACATTGCGTATGGAAAGGAAGGATCTGCAACTGAGGCAGAAATTATAGCTGCATCAGAGCTGGCCAATGCCCACAAGTTTATTAGTAGCTTACAACAG GGTTACGATACCACGGTCGGAGAGCGAGGAGTGCAGTTGTCTGGCGGGCAGAAGCAACGCGTCGCCATAGCACGAGCTATAGTTAAAAGTCCAAAAATATTACTATTAGATGAGGCTACCAGTGCACTAGATGCTGAGTCTGAGAAAGTGGTTCAAGATGCATTAGACCGAGTCATGATTAACCGGACTACAGTTGTTGTGGCTCATCGGTTATCCACAATCAAGAATGCAGATGTGATTGCAGTGGTTAAAAATGGAGTAATTGTGGAGAAAGGAAAGCATGAAACTTTGATTAATATCAGGGATGGATTTTATGCCTCCCTAGTGGCACTTCACTCCAGTGCTTCAACTACATGA